A stretch of the Streptomyces ortus genome encodes the following:
- a CDS encoding N-acetylmuramoyl-L-alanine amidase, translating into MASPMSAGRFLSRLKAEEITVVEVGDWEHHNRNHKGPWGPVHGVMIHHTVTSGSKRTVEICRDGYSGLPGPLCHGVVTKDGRVHLVGYGRSNHAGLGDDDVLRAVIAETALPSDNEANTDGNRHFYGFECENLGDGEDPWPEAQLDAVARAAAAVCRHHGWTERSVIGHLEWQPGKIDPRGFTMAAMRARVRALLR; encoded by the coding sequence ATGGCCTCACCCATGTCCGCGGGCAGATTTCTGAGCCGGCTCAAGGCGGAGGAGATCACCGTCGTCGAGGTCGGCGACTGGGAGCATCACAACCGCAACCACAAGGGGCCGTGGGGCCCGGTCCACGGCGTGATGATCCACCACACGGTGACCTCGGGCAGCAAGCGTACGGTCGAGATCTGCCGCGACGGTTACAGCGGGTTGCCGGGCCCGTTGTGCCACGGCGTGGTCACCAAGGACGGCCGCGTCCACCTCGTCGGTTACGGCCGGTCCAATCACGCGGGCCTCGGTGACGACGACGTCCTGCGCGCGGTCATCGCCGAGACGGCCCTGCCGTCGGACAACGAGGCGAACACCGACGGCAACCGCCACTTCTACGGCTTCGAGTGCGAGAACCTCGGCGACGGCGAGGATCCCTGGCCCGAGGCACAGCTCGACGCCGTCGCGCGGGCCGCGGCGGCGGTCTGCCGCCACCACGGCTGGACGGAGCGCTCGGTGATCGGTCATCTGGAGTGGCAGCCGGGCAAGATCGACCCCCGCGGCTTCACGATGGCCGCCATGCGGGCCCGCGTGCGCGCCCTCCTGCGGTGA
- a CDS encoding GAF and ANTAR domain-containing protein — MSTDPLDASRSQELAANLLTLVDAPARGESEDHLLRRLTHVMVRVPGVEAAAFSLIGPEGGPWRMAASDDRSRRLECLQAESRVGPLLDISCGGGPLANIPMSHPHSRTRWPRFTSRALAEGFTAVTALPLAHRDRPLGALDLYHQYGRLEPSGIRWARLLTDAAAVGLAHRDLLRDALVRSDQLQNALNSRVVIEQAKGILAERLDCDLQEAFEQLRGHARANRMKLTDLAALTVGNPSDSSPFPRQHRAR; from the coding sequence ATGAGCACCGACCCGCTCGACGCCTCCCGCTCGCAGGAACTGGCCGCGAATCTCCTCACCCTGGTCGACGCTCCGGCCCGGGGCGAGAGCGAGGACCATCTCCTGCGACGGCTTACGCATGTCATGGTCCGCGTACCGGGAGTGGAGGCGGCTGCCTTCAGTCTGATCGGCCCGGAGGGCGGTCCCTGGCGGATGGCCGCGTCGGACGATCGCAGTCGTCGGCTGGAGTGCCTACAGGCCGAGTCGCGGGTGGGGCCCCTCCTGGACATCTCATGCGGCGGAGGCCCCCTCGCCAACATTCCGATGTCCCACCCGCACAGCCGGACCCGCTGGCCCCGCTTCACGAGCCGTGCCCTGGCCGAGGGCTTCACCGCCGTCACGGCCCTGCCCCTGGCTCATCGGGACCGTCCGCTGGGCGCGCTCGACCTCTACCACCAGTACGGCCGGCTGGAGCCGTCAGGCATCCGGTGGGCCCGGCTCCTCACCGACGCCGCGGCCGTCGGCCTGGCCCATCGCGATCTGCTGCGCGACGCGCTCGTGCGGAGCGACCAGTTGCAGAACGCGCTGAACAGCCGGGTCGTCATCGAACAGGCCAAGGGCATCCTCGCGGAACGCCTCGACTGCGACCTCCAGGAGGCGTTCGAGCAGTTGCGCGGCCATGCCCGCGCGAACCGGATGAAGCTCACCGATCTGGCCGCCCTGACCGTCGGCAACCCGTCCGACAGCTCGCCCTTCCCGCGTCAGCACCGGGCCCGCTGA
- a CDS encoding helix-turn-helix transcriptional regulator gives MTTQDLIRLRKARDRMDREYAEPLDVPMLARTALMSPGHFQRSFRAAFGETPYGYLMTRRMERAKALLRRGDLSVTEVCFAVGCTSLGSFSSRFTELVGETPSAYRARSHEPGASIPACVAKMYTRPVRRAAAKPLA, from the coding sequence ATGACCACGCAGGACCTGATCCGACTGCGCAAGGCACGCGACCGGATGGACCGTGAGTACGCCGAGCCGCTGGACGTGCCCATGCTCGCGCGCACCGCGCTGATGTCCCCGGGCCACTTCCAGCGCAGCTTCCGCGCCGCCTTCGGCGAGACTCCGTACGGCTATCTCATGACGCGGCGCATGGAGCGGGCGAAGGCACTGCTGCGGCGCGGTGACCTGAGCGTCACGGAGGTCTGCTTCGCGGTGGGCTGTACGTCGCTCGGTTCGTTCAGCTCCCGCTTCACGGAGCTGGTCGGCGAGACACCGAGCGCGTACCGGGCGCGCTCGCACGAGCCCGGGGCGTCGATCCCGGCGTGCGTGGCGAAGATGTACACGCGACCGGTGCGCCGAGCGGCGGCGAAGCCTCTAGCGTGA
- a CDS encoding STAS domain-containing protein, whose translation MGTHHVTFGLRHRITGDTLILLPRGELDAWADQELFPRMTELLDLHRDPALTGVVVDLGAVTFLDAGGLRLLVRLRNRTCPSGLELRLARTPAKVRRVLRLSRLERTFIFLDEPGSPCDKASGRGVPA comes from the coding sequence ATGGGCACCCATCACGTCACCTTCGGCCTGCGCCACCGGATCACAGGCGACACGCTGATACTCCTGCCACGGGGCGAACTGGACGCCTGGGCCGACCAGGAACTGTTCCCGCGAATGACCGAACTCCTCGACCTGCACCGGGATCCGGCCCTCACCGGCGTCGTCGTGGATCTCGGCGCGGTGACCTTCCTGGACGCCGGCGGTCTGCGCCTGCTGGTCCGCCTCAGGAACCGGACGTGCCCGAGCGGCCTCGAACTGCGGCTCGCCCGCACCCCCGCCAAGGTCCGTCGCGTCCTGCGGCTCTCCCGGCTCGAGCGCACCTTCATCTTCCTCGACGAACCGGGGTCGCCGTGCGACAAGGCCTCCGGGCGCGGTGTTCCCGCCTGA
- the sodN gene encoding superoxide dismutase, Ni codes for MLSRLFAPKVKVSAHCDLPCGVYDPAQARIEAESVKAVQEKMAANDDAHFQARATVIKEQRAELAKHHVSVLWSDYFKPPHFEKYPELHQLVNDALKALSAAKASTDPATGQKALDYIAQIDKIFWETKKA; via the coding sequence ATGCTTTCCCGCCTGTTTGCCCCCAAGGTCAAGGTCAGCGCACACTGCGACCTGCCCTGCGGTGTGTACGACCCCGCCCAGGCCCGCATCGAGGCGGAGTCGGTGAAGGCCGTCCAGGAAAAGATGGCCGCCAACGACGACGCGCACTTCCAGGCCCGCGCCACCGTCATCAAGGAGCAGCGCGCCGAGCTCGCCAAGCATCACGTCTCGGTGCTGTGGAGCGACTACTTCAAGCCCCCGCACTTCGAGAAGTACCCGGAGCTGCACCAGCTGGTCAACGACGCCCTCAAGGCCCTCTCGGCCGCGAAGGCCTCGACCGACCCGGCGACGGGCCAGAAGGCTCTCGACTACATCGCCCAGATCGACAAGATCTTCTGGGAGACGAAGAAGGCCTGA
- a CDS encoding GNAT family N-acetyltransferase, with protein MGVAIRRAGETDREEVTRLLDEAFQDDPVSSWIFPGADHRRRTHPLLMGAFLDIVLDAGYADVTEDGSACALWLSIPAGPQEEDEEGPARLRAAVDPGNERVELVARLTAEAHPAGAAHEYLWMIAVRPERQGEGLGTALVERVLERCDGEGRAAYLEASGERSRGLYERLGFAFTGRPVALPAGPFMWPMWREPSHSPPRDR; from the coding sequence ATGGGCGTGGCGATACGAAGAGCGGGCGAGACCGACCGTGAGGAGGTGACGCGGCTCCTGGACGAGGCCTTCCAGGACGACCCGGTGAGCAGCTGGATCTTTCCCGGCGCGGACCACCGGCGGCGTACGCATCCCCTGCTGATGGGGGCCTTCCTCGACATCGTGCTCGACGCGGGATACGCGGACGTCACGGAGGACGGCTCGGCCTGCGCGCTGTGGCTGTCGATACCTGCGGGGCCGCAGGAGGAGGACGAGGAGGGACCGGCCCGACTGCGCGCGGCCGTCGATCCCGGCAACGAACGGGTCGAGCTGGTCGCCCGGCTGACCGCCGAGGCGCACCCGGCGGGCGCGGCTCACGAATATCTGTGGATGATCGCCGTCAGACCGGAGCGGCAGGGGGAGGGGCTCGGGACCGCTCTCGTCGAGCGGGTGCTCGAACGGTGCGACGGGGAGGGGCGGGCCGCGTATCTGGAGGCGAGCGGTGAGCGGAGCCGGGGTCTCTACGAGCGGCTCGGGTTCGCGTTCACGGGCCGGCCGGTGGCGTTGCCCGCAGGGCCGTTCATGTGGCCCATGTGGCGCGAACCGTCGCACTCGCCGCCGCGTGACCGGTGA
- a CDS encoding GAF domain-containing protein, whose translation MTREEQLAEAFVGLSDTLADGFDPVVLLDRLAGHCVAIVGADTVSVMMATARGDLRTMSVSAHADGAELVQTQTREGPGRDSYRTRLPVDAVRLDESGDRWPRFSAQARQAGYGAAHAVPLRVNRQTIGSVSLLLSAPAGLPPGGLRLAQALADVAAVALVHWSPDPARPMDILTHVQAAVAAKATVEMAQGMLAEHGQLEPARAMEALLAYSGLNGNRLTSTAQALVRRTLEPALVLAALE comes from the coding sequence ATGACCCGTGAAGAGCAGCTCGCTGAGGCGTTCGTGGGGCTGTCCGACACGCTGGCCGACGGGTTCGACCCGGTCGTCCTGCTGGACCGCCTGGCCGGACACTGCGTCGCGATCGTGGGTGCCGACACGGTCAGCGTCATGATGGCCACGGCCCGCGGCGACCTCCGTACGATGTCGGTCTCCGCCCATGCGGACGGGGCCGAGCTGGTGCAGACGCAGACCCGGGAAGGCCCCGGCCGGGACTCCTACCGGACCCGGCTGCCGGTGGACGCCGTCCGGCTCGACGAATCCGGCGACCGCTGGCCGCGCTTCTCGGCCCAGGCCAGGCAAGCCGGTTACGGCGCCGCGCACGCGGTGCCGCTGAGGGTGAACCGCCAGACCATCGGTTCCGTGAGTCTCCTGCTCAGCGCGCCGGCCGGGCTGCCGCCGGGCGGCCTGCGCCTCGCCCAGGCGCTCGCCGACGTGGCCGCCGTGGCGCTGGTCCACTGGAGCCCGGACCCCGCCAGGCCCATGGACATCCTTACCCACGTCCAGGCGGCCGTCGCGGCCAAGGCCACCGTCGAGATGGCGCAGGGGATGCTCGCCGAGCACGGGCAGCTCGAACCCGCGCGTGCGATGGAGGCCCTGCTCGCCTACAGCGGCCTCAACGGCAACCGGCTGACCTCGACCGCCCAGGCACTGGTCCGCCGCACTCTCGAACCGGCCCTTGTACTCGCCGCCCTGGAGTGA
- a CDS encoding CGNR zinc finger domain-containing protein, whose protein sequence is MELAYYSDYAVRLVNSEEPARGKDTLTSVGAVRDLFEGNSSAARRANDSDVTRFRGVRARLRAVFEAADGGDETLAVDLLNSLLLEFPVSPQISGHDFRDDNGRPLWHMHLADHPSNATAGYAAIAAMGLAFHLTEYGVDRLGLCEAPPCRNAYLDTSTNRSRRYCSDRCATRANVAAYRARKRLEADRPESTGRAADHTQRAAANGER, encoded by the coding sequence GTGGAACTGGCCTATTACTCGGATTACGCCGTCCGTCTCGTCAACAGCGAGGAGCCGGCCCGGGGCAAGGACACGCTCACCTCGGTCGGGGCCGTTCGTGACCTCTTCGAGGGCAACTCCTCGGCGGCCCGCCGCGCCAACGACTCGGACGTGACCCGCTTCCGCGGCGTACGGGCCAGACTGCGGGCGGTCTTCGAGGCGGCCGACGGCGGCGACGAGACGCTCGCCGTGGACCTGCTGAACTCGCTGCTGCTGGAGTTCCCGGTGAGCCCGCAGATCTCGGGCCACGACTTCCGGGACGACAACGGCCGCCCGCTGTGGCACATGCACCTGGCGGACCACCCGTCGAACGCGACCGCCGGTTACGCCGCGATCGCCGCGATGGGCCTGGCCTTCCACCTCACCGAGTACGGCGTGGACCGCCTGGGCCTGTGCGAGGCACCGCCGTGCCGCAACGCCTACCTCGACACCTCGACGAACCGCTCCCGGCGCTACTGCTCGGACCGCTGCGCGACCCGGGCGAACGTCGCCGCCTACCGCGCCCGCAAGCGCCTGGAGGCGGACCGGCCGGAGAGCACCGGCCGGGCGGCCGACCACACCCAGCGGGCCGCCGCCAACGGCGAGCGCTGA
- a CDS encoding family 2B encapsulin nanocompartment shell protein, translated as MSVGEEIRADQDQPQKSLGTSAARNLATTTKSAPQMQEISSRWLLRMLPWVNVQGGTYRVNRRLSYSVGDGRVTFVKTGDRVQVIPAELGELPALRTYGDQEVLTELAARCEQREFEPGGVLASFGSPADEVFLLAHGRVEKIGTGPYGDDAELGTLADGAYFGEQAILDPDAIWEYTARATTACTVLVLPRTHFDAIAERSESLREHLAQLRAIPHQRANKYGEKEIDLAAGHTGEPAIPGTYVDYDAAPREYELSVAQTVLRIHTRVADLYNQPMNQTEQQLRLTVEALKERQEHELINNREFGLLNNCEYDQRLQPHDGVPSPDDLDELLTRRRGTKMLLAHPRAIAAFGRELNKRGLVPETLDVAGNRIPTWRGVPIYPCNKIPVTEARTTSIIAMRTGEAEQGVVGLQQSGIPDEIEPSLSVRFMGISEQAIMSYLVTTYYSAAVLVPDALGVLENVEIGRWR; from the coding sequence ATGTCGGTAGGCGAAGAGATCCGCGCGGACCAGGATCAGCCGCAGAAGAGTCTCGGCACCTCCGCGGCGCGGAACCTGGCCACGACCACCAAGTCCGCACCACAGATGCAGGAGATCAGCTCACGATGGCTGCTGCGCATGCTGCCATGGGTGAACGTGCAGGGCGGCACGTACCGGGTGAACCGCAGGCTCAGCTACTCCGTGGGAGACGGCCGCGTCACCTTCGTGAAGACCGGTGACCGCGTCCAGGTCATCCCCGCCGAACTCGGCGAACTGCCGGCGCTGCGCACCTACGGGGACCAGGAGGTGCTCACCGAGCTCGCCGCGCGCTGCGAACAGCGGGAGTTCGAGCCGGGCGGCGTGCTCGCCTCCTTCGGCAGCCCCGCCGACGAGGTGTTCCTGCTGGCACACGGCAGGGTCGAGAAGATCGGCACGGGCCCGTACGGCGACGACGCGGAGCTCGGGACGCTCGCGGACGGCGCCTACTTCGGCGAGCAGGCGATCCTCGACCCGGACGCCATCTGGGAGTACACGGCCCGCGCGACCACCGCGTGCACGGTCCTCGTCCTGCCCCGCACGCACTTCGACGCGATCGCGGAGCGCTCCGAGTCCCTGCGTGAACACCTCGCGCAACTGCGCGCGATCCCGCACCAGCGCGCCAACAAGTACGGCGAGAAGGAGATCGACCTCGCGGCCGGCCACACCGGAGAGCCCGCCATCCCCGGGACGTACGTCGACTACGACGCGGCGCCACGGGAGTACGAACTGAGCGTCGCCCAGACCGTGCTGCGCATCCACACCCGCGTGGCCGACCTCTACAACCAGCCCATGAACCAGACCGAGCAGCAGTTGCGGCTCACGGTGGAGGCGCTGAAGGAGCGCCAGGAGCACGAGCTCATCAACAACCGCGAGTTCGGGCTGCTCAACAACTGCGAGTACGACCAGCGGCTCCAGCCGCACGACGGCGTACCGAGCCCGGACGACCTCGACGAACTGCTCACCAGGCGGCGCGGCACCAAGATGCTGCTCGCCCACCCCCGGGCGATCGCCGCGTTCGGCCGTGAGCTCAACAAGCGGGGCCTCGTCCCGGAGACACTGGACGTGGCGGGCAACCGCATTCCCACCTGGCGCGGAGTGCCGATCTACCCGTGCAACAAGATCCCGGTGACCGAGGCCAGGACGACGTCGATCATCGCCATGCGTACGGGCGAGGCGGAGCAGGGGGTCGTCGGACTCCAGCAGTCGGGCATCCCGGACGAGATCGAGCCGAGCCTGTCCGTGCGGTTCATGGGCATCAGCGAGCAGGCGATCATGTCGTACCTGGTGACCACGTACTACTCCGCCGCGGTCCTGGTGCCCGACGCGCTCGGTGTCCTGGAGAACGTCGAGATCGGCCGCTGGCGGTGA
- a CDS encoding 1-aminocyclopropane-1-carboxylate deaminase/D-cysteine desulfhydrase, giving the protein MTGPDIPEAATPDPDLGVLRPRLPSPLREVVDERFARHGVRLLLKRDDLIHPELIGNKWRKLAPNLRAAAGRTVLTFGGAYSNHLRATAAAGRLLGLPTVGVVRGQELADRPLNPSLARCAADGMRLHFIDRSTYRRKSEPETLAALLRSTACEDAYVIPEGGSNALAVRGCTALGEELGEHADVVALACGTGGTLAGLAGGLPPGGRALGIPVLRGGFLSAGIRALQEEAFGGPRGDWSLDDRFHFGGYARTPPELDAFADDFEQRHDLPVERLYVAKSLYGLVTLAAEGAFTRGTTVAAVITGRP; this is encoded by the coding sequence GTGACCGGCCCCGACATCCCCGAAGCAGCCACCCCCGACCCGGACCTCGGCGTCCTGCGACCGCGGCTGCCGTCGCCGCTGCGGGAGGTCGTGGACGAGCGCTTCGCGCGCCACGGGGTGCGGCTGCTGCTCAAGCGGGACGACCTGATCCACCCGGAGCTGATCGGCAACAAGTGGCGCAAGCTGGCCCCGAACCTGCGCGCGGCGGCCGGCCGTACGGTCCTGACCTTCGGCGGCGCGTACTCGAACCATCTGCGGGCCACCGCGGCGGCCGGGCGCCTCCTTGGCCTGCCCACCGTCGGCGTGGTCCGCGGCCAGGAGCTCGCCGACCGCCCTCTGAACCCGTCCCTCGCCCGGTGCGCCGCCGACGGCATGCGGCTCCATTTCATCGACAGATCGACATACCGCCGCAAGAGCGAGCCGGAGACCCTGGCCGCGCTCCTGCGCTCGACCGCCTGCGAGGACGCGTACGTGATCCCGGAGGGCGGCAGCAACGCCCTCGCCGTGCGCGGCTGCACGGCGCTCGGCGAGGAGCTGGGCGAGCACGCCGACGTCGTCGCGCTGGCCTGCGGCACGGGCGGCACCCTGGCGGGGCTGGCGGGCGGCCTCCCGCCCGGCGGGCGCGCGCTGGGCATACCGGTCCTCAGGGGCGGCTTCCTGAGCGCCGGCATACGCGCCCTCCAGGAGGAGGCGTTCGGCGGCCCGCGCGGCGACTGGTCCCTCGACGACCGGTTCCACTTCGGCGGCTACGCCCGTACGCCTCCCGAACTCGACGCGTTCGCCGACGACTTCGAGCAGCGCCACGACCTGCCCGTCGAACGTCTCTATGTCGCCAAGTCGCTGTACGGACTCGTCACACTCGCGGCGGAGGGCGCGTTCACGCGCGGGACGACGGTCGCGGCCGTGATCACGGGCCGCCCTTAG
- a CDS encoding VOC family protein has protein sequence MDLKIAQCFISVDDHDRALAFYRDVLGLEVRNDVGFEGMRWVTVGPPLQPDVEIVLEPPLADPNAPAADRRAVAELLAKGLLRGVIFTTENCDATYERLLAAEADIIQEPMDQPYGVRDCAVRDPAGNLLRFTQRK, from the coding sequence ATGGACCTCAAAATCGCACAGTGCTTCATCTCGGTCGACGACCACGACCGGGCGCTCGCCTTCTACCGCGACGTGCTGGGCCTGGAGGTCCGTAACGACGTCGGTTTCGAGGGTATGCGCTGGGTGACGGTCGGTCCGCCGCTCCAGCCGGACGTGGAGATCGTCCTGGAACCGCCTCTCGCCGATCCGAACGCACCGGCGGCGGACCGGCGGGCCGTGGCCGAGCTGCTGGCCAAGGGGCTCCTGCGGGGCGTCATCTTCACCACGGAGAACTGCGACGCGACGTACGAGCGGCTGCTCGCCGCGGAGGCCGACATCATCCAGGAACCGATGGACCAGCCGTACGGGGTCCGTGACTGCGCGGTCCGCGACCCCGCGGGCAACCTGCTGCGCTTCACCCAGCGCAAGTGA
- a CDS encoding GAF and ANTAR domain-containing protein: protein MRFESRGGEGEWPGRRQPSEAEDRRRVTEAFTALASSSEVHRVPELLCGACVDLLPVTGASISITGSRTARALWCASDDTAALLAEAQYTLGDGPCQSALDRAAPVLAPDLTGGPDARRWPVFAQQAVELGVRAVFSLPLGAGALAIGTLDLYRDTAGALSSRDLRIALLVRDAVTFAVLNLEAASDGLSSSDEAGVASWVDAAEADHIEVHQAVGMVMVQLGADPEQALDRLRAHAFAGGLTITEVAQEVLARTLRFRPEGDDDQPRGRGRLGDEGDGDRS, encoded by the coding sequence ATGCGGTTCGAGAGCCGCGGCGGCGAGGGCGAATGGCCCGGGCGCAGGCAGCCGTCCGAGGCCGAGGACCGTCGCCGGGTCACCGAGGCCTTCACGGCCCTGGCCTCCTCCAGCGAGGTGCACAGGGTGCCCGAGCTGCTGTGCGGAGCCTGCGTGGACCTGTTGCCCGTCACCGGCGCCTCGATCTCGATCACCGGCAGCAGAACCGCCCGGGCGCTGTGGTGCGCCAGTGACGACACGGCGGCACTCCTCGCCGAGGCGCAGTACACGCTGGGCGACGGTCCCTGCCAGAGCGCCCTCGACCGGGCCGCCCCGGTGCTCGCACCCGACCTCACCGGAGGGCCGGACGCGCGTCGCTGGCCGGTCTTCGCCCAGCAGGCCGTCGAGTTGGGCGTCCGGGCGGTCTTCTCGCTGCCGCTCGGAGCCGGCGCGCTGGCGATCGGCACCCTCGATCTCTACCGGGACACCGCCGGCGCCCTGTCCTCGCGTGACCTGCGGATCGCGCTCCTGGTGAGGGACGCGGTCACGTTCGCCGTACTGAACCTCGAAGCTGCCTCGGACGGCCTCTCGTCCAGCGACGAAGCTGGAGTAGCGTCCTGGGTGGACGCCGCGGAGGCCGACCACATCGAGGTCCATCAGGCCGTCGGCATGGTCATGGTCCAGCTCGGGGCGGATCCCGAGCAGGCCCTGGACCGGTTGCGGGCCCACGCCTTCGCGGGAGGGCTCACGATCACCGAGGTGGCACAGGAGGTCCTGGCCCGCACTCTGCGTTTCCGGCCAGAAGGCGACGACGATCAACCAAGGGGCCGCGGTCGGCTCGGAGACGAAGGAGACGGTGACCGGTCATGA
- a CDS encoding family 2 encapsulin nanocompartment cargo protein polyprenyl transferase, protein MTETRTQTRAGARTVGEVLVPEQGPAPAGPHGSPDGQEAVVILDRARVSVEPELRRAVESLPGPLRRVALHHFGWEHADGTPAAGNAGKAIRPALVLAAAGALGGQRTAAVRAAAAAELVHNFTLLHDDVMDRDTTRRHRPTAWTVFGDADAVLAGDSLQALAHRLLAEDPHPASAAASARLAGCVVELCAGQQADTAMERRAPDDITLDEVLAMAEAKTGALLGCACALGALYAGADDEDVAALDAFGREAGLAFQLIDDVIGIWGDPGRTGKPAGADLMARKKSLPVVAALASGTPAAAELAELYRLPYRDGDLERTVVAVERAGGRDWAQTQAADRMARALGHLFRAVPDPEAAEGLLSLAEFVTRRTS, encoded by the coding sequence ATGACGGAGACGCGGACGCAGACGCGGGCCGGGGCACGGACGGTGGGGGAGGTGCTGGTCCCGGAGCAGGGGCCGGCACCTGCCGGGCCGCACGGCTCGCCCGACGGACAGGAGGCGGTCGTCATCCTCGACAGGGCCCGGGTCTCGGTCGAACCGGAACTGCGCCGGGCCGTCGAGTCGCTGCCCGGCCCGCTGCGCCGGGTCGCGCTCCATCACTTCGGGTGGGAGCACGCGGACGGTACCCCGGCGGCGGGGAACGCGGGCAAGGCCATCCGCCCCGCGCTCGTACTGGCCGCGGCCGGGGCACTCGGCGGCCAACGGACGGCGGCCGTACGGGCGGCCGCCGCGGCGGAGCTGGTGCACAACTTCACGTTGCTGCACGACGACGTGATGGACCGGGACACCACCCGCAGACACCGGCCCACCGCGTGGACCGTGTTCGGTGACGCCGACGCGGTCCTCGCGGGGGACTCCTTGCAGGCACTGGCGCACCGCCTGCTCGCCGAGGATCCCCATCCGGCGTCCGCGGCGGCGTCCGCGCGGCTCGCCGGGTGTGTCGTCGAGCTCTGTGCGGGACAGCAGGCCGACACCGCGATGGAGCGTCGTGCTCCCGACGACATCACGCTGGACGAGGTGCTGGCCATGGCGGAGGCCAAGACCGGTGCGCTCCTGGGGTGCGCGTGCGCGCTGGGGGCGCTGTACGCGGGCGCGGACGACGAGGATGTCGCGGCGCTGGACGCGTTCGGGCGCGAGGCGGGGCTGGCCTTCCAGCTCATCGACGACGTGATCGGTATCTGGGGGGACCCGGGACGCACCGGCAAGCCGGCCGGCGCGGACCTCATGGCCCGCAAGAAGTCCCTCCCGGTGGTCGCGGCGCTCGCCTCCGGCACACCGGCCGCGGCCGAACTCGCCGAGTTGTACCGGCTTCCCTATCGCGACGGCGATCTGGAGCGCACGGTTGTGGCCGTCGAGCGGGCGGGCGGTCGCGACTGGGCCCAGACGCAGGCCGCCGACCGGATGGCACGGGCCCTGGGCCATCTCTTCCGTGCGGTCCCGGACCCGGAGGCGGCGGAAGGCCTGCTGTCGCTGGCGGAGTTCGTGACCCGGCGGACCTCATGA
- the sodX gene encoding nickel-type superoxide dismutase maturation protease — MPELSQETERVRGVLPFGAAEVTGPSMAPTLLHGDQLVVQYGARIRPGDVVVLRHPFQQDLLVVKRAAERREGGWWVLGDNSFAGGDSRDYGTVPEELVLGKVRFRYRPPQRGQRSPLAAARWVWSAARPVLSGRSASRRLRAR; from the coding sequence ATGCCGGAGCTGTCACAGGAGACCGAGCGCGTGAGGGGCGTCCTGCCGTTCGGGGCCGCCGAGGTGACGGGGCCGTCCATGGCGCCCACGCTGCTGCACGGGGATCAGCTCGTCGTGCAGTACGGGGCCAGGATCAGGCCCGGTGACGTCGTCGTCCTGCGCCATCCCTTCCAGCAGGACCTGCTGGTCGTGAAGCGCGCGGCCGAGCGGCGCGAGGGCGGCTGGTGGGTGCTGGGCGACAACTCGTTCGCCGGCGGGGACAGCAGGGACTACGGAACCGTGCCCGAGGAGCTGGTCCTCGGGAAGGTGCGGTTCCGGTACCGGCCGCCGCAGCGGGGTCAGCGCTCGCCGTTGGCGGCGGCCCGCTGGGTGTGGTCGGCCGCCCGGCCGGTGCTCTCCGGCCGGTCCGCCTCCAGGCGCTTGCGGGCGCGGTAG